The Delphinus delphis chromosome 7, mDelDel1.2, whole genome shotgun sequence genome includes a window with the following:
- the THAP4 gene encoding peroxynitrite isomerase THAP4 isoform X3, translating into MEAPRMNPVLEPLSWMLGTWLSDPPGAGTFPTLQPFQYLEEVHISHVGQPMLNFSFNAFHPDTHKPMHRECGFIRLEPDTNKVAFVSAQNTGIVEVEEGEVNGQELCIASHSIARTSFAKEPHVEQITRKFRLNSEGKLEQTVSMATTTQPMTQHLHVTYKKVTP; encoded by the exons ATGG AGGCCCCCAGAATGAACCCTGTGCTGGAGCCGCTGTCCTGGATGCTGGGCACATGGCTGTCAGACCCGCCGGGAGCTGGGACCTTCCCGACCCTGCAGCCCTTCCAGTACCTGGAGGAGGTGCACATCTCGCACGTGGGCCAGCCCATGCTGAACTTCTC GTTCAACGCCTTCCATCCGGACACCCACAAGCCCATGCACAGGGAGTGTGGCTTCATCCGCCTGGAGCCCGACACCAACAAGGTGGCCTTCGTCAGCGCCCAGAACACAG GCATcgtggaggtggaggagggcgAGGTGAACGGGCAGGAGCTGTGCATCGCGTCCCACTCCATTGCCAGGACCTCCTTCGCCAAGGAGCCCCACGTGGAGCAG ATTACCCGAAAATTCAGGCTGAATTCCGAAGGCAAACTTGAACAGACGGTCTCCATGGCAACCACTACGCAGCCCATGACTCAGCATCTGCATGTCACCTACAAGAAGGTGACCCCATGA
- the THAP4 gene encoding peroxynitrite isomerase THAP4 isoform X2 encodes MGASVAASPWAPGGWGPRSIPAEAPRMNPVLEPLSWMLGTWLSDPPGAGTFPTLQPFQYLEEVHISHVGQPMLNFSFNAFHPDTHKPMHRECGFIRLEPDTNKVAFVSAQNTGIVEVEEGEVNGQELCIASHSIARTSFAKEPHVEQITRKFRLNSEGKLEQTVSMATTTQPMTQHLHVTYKKVTP; translated from the exons ATGG GTGCCAGTGTTGCGGCGAGTCCCTGggcccctgggggctgggggccacGGAGCATCCCTGCAG AGGCCCCCAGAATGAACCCTGTGCTGGAGCCGCTGTCCTGGATGCTGGGCACATGGCTGTCAGACCCGCCGGGAGCTGGGACCTTCCCGACCCTGCAGCCCTTCCAGTACCTGGAGGAGGTGCACATCTCGCACGTGGGCCAGCCCATGCTGAACTTCTC GTTCAACGCCTTCCATCCGGACACCCACAAGCCCATGCACAGGGAGTGTGGCTTCATCCGCCTGGAGCCCGACACCAACAAGGTGGCCTTCGTCAGCGCCCAGAACACAG GCATcgtggaggtggaggagggcgAGGTGAACGGGCAGGAGCTGTGCATCGCGTCCCACTCCATTGCCAGGACCTCCTTCGCCAAGGAGCCCCACGTGGAGCAG ATTACCCGAAAATTCAGGCTGAATTCCGAAGGCAAACTTGAACAGACGGTCTCCATGGCAACCACTACGCAGCCCATGACTCAGCATCTGCATGTCACCTACAAGAAGGTGACCCCATGA